A single window of Mustela erminea isolate mMusErm1 chromosome 4, mMusErm1.Pri, whole genome shotgun sequence DNA harbors:
- the LOC116589352 gene encoding LOW QUALITY PROTEIN: ferritin light chain-like (The sequence of the model RefSeq protein was modified relative to this genomic sequence to represent the inferred CDS: inserted 2 bases in 2 codons) yields the protein MCWCSLTLFLLGAISPSIHKLLSSFCAPAADLTDFKDFPLQGRANQSQPSEPYSLSPSAPETSQHLTPGLAPTCRSTRSSRIQQYYSTQVKARSAAWLAGICGPPAPNLSLGVYFCSKDVTLEAVGHFFHLLAETCEATELLLKMQNQCSSHTLFQDVQRLSQDEWXKTLDATETAXVLEKNLNEALLDLHTLGSAWQDPQRCDFLEKHFLDEEVKLTKEMNDHLTNLHRLAGSQAGLGKYLSSEGSPKHDWEPRKPSRL from the exons ATGTGTTGGTGTTCATTGACGCTCTTCCTTCTTGGTGCCATCAGCCCCTCAATCCATAAACTCTTGAGCTCCTTCTGTGCTCCAGCTGCTGATCTGACTGATTTCAAAGACTTCCCCTTGCAAGGAAGAGCTAATCAG TCACAACCTTCAGAGCCATATTCTTTGTCACCCTCTGCCCCCGAGACCAGCCAACACCTTACTCCAGGCTTAGCTCCTACTTGCCGATCGACCAGGAGCTCCCGGATTCAGCAGTATTATTCCACCCAGGTGAAGGCGCGATCAGCTGCCTGGTTAGCAGGCATCTGCGGGCCTCCTGCACCTAACCTCTCTCTGGGCGTGTATTTCTGCAGCAAAGATGTGACTCTGGAGGCTGTGGGCCACTTCTTCCACCTGCTGGCTGAGACGTGTGAGGCTACTGAGCTTCTCTTGAAGATGCAAAACCAGTGCAGCAGCCATACCCTCTTCCAGGATGTGCAGAGGCTGTCCCAGGATGAGT GTAAGACCCTGGATGCCACAGAAACTG TGGTTCTGGAGAAGAACCTGAACGAGGCCCTTTTGGATCTGCATACCCTGGGTTCTGCCTGGCAAGATCCCCAGCGCTGTGACTTCCTGGAGAAGCACTTCCTGGATGAGGAGGTAAAACTTACTAAGGAGATGAATGACCACCTGACTAACCTCCACAGGCTGGCTGGCTCCCAGGCTGGCCTGGGCAAGTATCTCTCTTCCGAAGGCTCACCCAAGCATGACTGGGAGCCCCGGAAGCCCAGCAGACTTTAG